DNA from Leptospira mayottensis 200901116:
GCGATTTTCGGATCGAAGTCGGAAATCTTTTCCTCTGCATATTTCTTAGAAAGAAGACGGTTCACAGGTATTTTCGTAAACGCAGAATCGCCACCGAAAACCGCACGGTCCGCATAGCCCCTTCTCATCACCTCCGTAACGAAATGATAATACAAAGCCGGATCTTTTTCATACGTTTCCTTGAGAGGTTCTTTTTCCAACATCGATAACATCGTAAGAAGATGAATTCCCGAAGAAGGTGGAGGCATCGTATAAATCGTATAATCATGATATGTCGTCTTTAAGGCTTTCTTTTCAACCACCTTAAAATCGTTTAGATCTTGAGAAGTTATCAACCCGCCATTAGCCTTCATCGCGGTCGTGATCGCATCTGCGATTTTTCCATGGTAAAATTCCTTTTCACCCGTTTCGGAAATCAACTTCAAAGAATTCGCCAAATCTTTTTGAACCAGAATACTTTTTAACTCGGGAACCTTCCCTCCTGGAAGAAAAACCCCTTTCATTTCCTGATCCATATCCTTTGAAGACTTCTGAATCGCGGACTGTAAATCAGGATACATCGGAAATCCCTTTTCTGCCAATCGAATCGCTGGAGAAATCACCGTTTTGAGGGAAAGTTTTCCGTAACGTTTTTGAACCTGAACTAGACCGGCTACATTACCCGGAACACCTACAGCTCGAAACCCAAGCAAAGAATCTTCTTTCGGTTTTTTCTTATACATGTCTCTAGATGCCGCGTTAGGAGCTCTTTCCCGAAAATCAAAAGCGATCGGTTCCGAAAATTCTTTCAAGTAAAGAACTAAAAAACCTCCTCCGCCAAGTCCGGTTGAATGCGGTCTTGTAACCGAAATCGCAAACGAAGTTGCAACGGCTACGTCCACTACGTTTCCGCCTAACGACCCAACTTCGATCCCCGCTTGAGTGGCTTCGGGAGAATCAGTTGCGATCATAAGATTCTTACTTTCGCTGAAGTAGTCGACGTGTGTTTTTCCGTGAGATGGGGTTACGAGTAAATCTGTAGAAATCTTTTTCCCCTCAATGGTAAGAGGAGTTTCTCTACACGAGAAAAGTAAAAGTATCAGAATGATACGAATTGTGGTTTGTTTCATTGGATCCCGGTATTTGAGTTTCAGGATTTTTTTCCGGACGTGAATTTCATTTCAATTTCCTCTTTGCCGGAAATCAGTTTCACTTTACCTCCGGACTTCAACGCTCCGAAAAGAACCTCTTCAGAGATCCGTTTTGAGATATGAGTATCGATCCATCTTTGAACGGGTCTTGCGCCGAACTCGGGTGTATAGGCTTTGTCCGCAATGTAGACAAGTACATCGTCCTGAAACTCTAGTTCAATTTGTTTAGAATTCAATCTTTCCTGCAATAGAGCAAGCTGTTTTGCAACCACTTTAGTTACATTTTCCTGATTTAGGGAAGAGAATTCGATCACTGCAGTCAGACGGTTTCTAAACTCGGGAGAAAACTGCTTTTCGATCGCTTTCAAGCTTCGGTCTTCCAAAAGATCATTTGCAAATCCCACCGGATTTGTAGAACGTTCACGTGCTCCCGTATTGGTCGTCATCACAAGAATCACCTGACGGAAATCCGATTTTCTTCCGTTATTATCCGTAAGCGTGGCATGATCCATAATCTGTAATAAAATATTATAAATATCCTCGTGCGCTTTTTCAATCTCATCGAGCAAAAGGACACAATGTGGATTTCTATAGATCGCATCCGTGAGTTGTCCTCCCTGTTCAAAGCCTACATAACCCGGAGGAGAGCCTATCAAACGGGACACAGTATGTTTTTCCATATATTCGCTCATATCAAAACGAACGAGTTCCACGCCTAAAATTTCGGCCAACTTTCGAGTAAGTTCGGTTTTACCGACACCGGTTGGTCCTGCAAAAAGAAAACATCCAACGGGTTTCCCAGGTTCGGAAAGTCCACTTCTAGAAAGTCGAATCGATTGAACCAATTGATCAATCGCGGAGCCTTGTCCGTAGATCTTGGTTTTTAATTCTTCATCCAAGTTCTTTAGTTTTTCGCGATCATCAGCTTTTACCGTAACCGAAGGAACCTTTGCAATTTTAGAAACAAGATCCTCGATTTCACGAACCGTAACCGTTTTCTTACCGCCTTCTCTGAGCCGAACCCTAGCTCCCGCCTCGTCCAAAAGATCGATCGCCTTGTCTGGAAGTTTTCGATCTAGAATATAACGAGCGGACAACTCCGCCGCTTGTTCTACGGCGGAAGAAGAGTATTTCACCTTATGGAAAGATTCATATTTCTCCAAAAGACCCTTTAAGATTTCTATCGTTTCAAAGACGGAAGGTTCACCTACTTCTACTTTTTGAAATCTTCTGGAAAGCGCATGATCTTTTTCGAATATTGATTTAAATTCCTTATAAGTCGTGGTTCCTATACAACGAAGCTCTCCACTGGAAAGCGCAGGTTTTAAAAGATTGGAAGCGTCCAGAGAACCGCCCGAAACCGCACCAGCGCCTATAATCGTATGAATCTCGTCGATAAATAGGACATGATCATCCTGTGCCGTAATTTGAGTGACTACGTTTTTCAGCCGCTCTTCAAATTCTCCCCTAAATTTGGTTCCGGCAAGTAAGAGTCCCATATCAAGAGAATATACTTTCAAATTCCTTAATGGTTCAGGAACTTTTCCATCCACAACTCTTTGGGCAAGTCCTTCCACGATTGAAGTTTTACCAACGCCTGCCTCTCCTACAAAGATAGGATTATTTTTTCTTCTTCTACAGAGAATATGAATGGTACGATCAAGCTCCTCCTCTCTTCCGACCATAGGATCGAGCTTTCCTTCTTTGGCTCTCGCGGTAAGATCTACACAAAAGGCTTGTAAGGGATCGGAAATTTTTTCATTTTCTTCTCCTAAAATTTCCTTGTTGGGATTTTTAGAATCCTTTCGGATTCCGTGCGAGATGTAACGAACGATATCGAGTCTGGAAATATCTTGTAGTCCTAAAAAGTAAACTGCATTCGATTGATCTTCCCGAAAAAGGGCGGCAAGAACGTCTCCTCCGTCCATTTTTTTATTTCTTGTGGACTGAACGTGAAATTCCGCAAGTTGAAGTACATGTTGCACTCCGATTGTATAGATCGGATCGCCGGAGGATTCCGGAAGAATCTCCAACTCGCTTTCCAGATAACCAATCAAATCCTTTCTCAGACGTTCTAGATCCGCTCCGCAGGCTTCCAGAACTTCCTTCCCTACTGTGTCATAAGTAAGAGCAAAAAGGATATGTTCTATAGTGATAAATTCGTTTCTTCTTCTTTTGGCTTCTTCCCAAGCCTTTTTTAAGGTACGTTCCATTTCTTCCGTGAGAATCATAATCCCTCCTCCACTTCCATCGTACAGTGAAGCGGATATCCGTGTTGTTCCGCTAATTGTTGAACTTGTATGACCTTGGTTCTTGCGACATCGTGCGAGTAAACGCCGCATAACGCTTTTCCAGTTATATGCGCCTTTAACATGATCTGCTGACTTTCCGCCTTACTTCTGTGGAAAACGAATTGTAAAATCCAAACGACGAACTCCATCGGAGTAAAATCGTCGTTGAGTATGATGACTCTGTATTTGGAAGGACGTTTCAGCTTTACCTTCTCTTTAGTGAGAGTTTGCTCTTCGGTATCAAATCTAAAGATATCACTCACGGCTCATAACTCCCCAAGTCAGAAGTTGTTTCCGTCTGAAAGTAGACATTCGTCTGCACTTCCTTCAACGGGGAATGTTCATTGGTTTCTTGGATCATCTCCTGCATGTGCAATCTTTCTTCCTTTAAGAAACGTTCAATCGCATTTCTAGCTCCAGCATGAAAAATCCGATGAGAACTATACGTAGGAACCGCCGGAAAACCTCTTAGAAATTTATGCTCACCTTGCGCACCCGCTTCGAAAACTTTGATGTTTTTTTGAATCGCATACTCGATCAATTGATAAAAACAGCATTCAAAGTGAAGATGAGGGTAATATTCTGTACAACCCCAATATCTTCCGTAGAGAAAGTCGCCCTTTCGAAGATTGAAAGTACCTGCAATGGGGTTTCCTTCTCGATACGCAAGAACAAGAACAATTCTATCCAAAAAACTTTCAAAAGAAGAATCGAAGAACTTTCGGTTTAAATACGCCGAACCCCATTTACGAGAATGGGTGTCCGAATAAAAATTCCAGATCGTGTCCATATCCGAACGAGAAATCTCGTTTCCCTCCAGAACCCGAATCTCAAATCCGTAACTGCGAACGATCTCTCTTTCCCGTTTGATCTGCATTCTCTTTTTGGATTTCATTGCTTGGAGATAATCGTCAAAATTTGAATATCCTCCATTAATCCAATGATACTGGTGGGAAAGCCTCGTTGCAAATCCGTATTCGGAAAGAATCTCGGATTCTTCCTTTTCTAGAAATAAAAAATGGAGCCCGGATAAGCCCTCTTTTTCACAAAACTGAAGGAGTTTCGGAATCAGATAAGAACAGACCTCTTTTAAACTCAAACGAGTATCATATAAGATTCTCTTTCCATTGGCAGGAGTAAACGGAATTGCAACAAGACCTTTCGGATAGTATTTGAGTCCCGCTTGTAAGAAAAATTGAGCCCATTGAAAATCAAAAATATATTCCCCGTAGGAATCGAATTTTAAAAAAAGAGGAATTGCGGCCGAAAGACGATCCTCTTTCCAAAGTACACAATACCTCTGAATCCAAGAAGTGGAAGGTCCGATACAACAAGAAACTTCCAAGGATTTGAGAAAATCATACTCTAAAAAAGGACTTTTGGGATCGGAGATACAGTTCCATTCTTGTTTAGAAATCAAGGAAATAGAATCTAAGAACTCTACTCGGATGCCGCTCGAAGAATGGGAAATCATGTTAATTCTTGGACGATTTTGGCAGATACTTTGTCAGAGATCGAGTGAAAAATGCTTTCGGATCTTTTGAATCGCCCTATGAGTAATGACTTTGATATTGGATTCGGAAAGGCCTGTTTGTTCGGAAACTTCTCGAACGCTCATCCCTTCAAGTTTGAGATGAGTGAGAATTTGTTTCTGCCTTTCATCCAAAACGTTCAGCCATTTTTTGAGAATCTCCCTGGCGTTCTCCGGTTCTTCTTGGATAGGTTCTGGAGAAGCGAAAATTTCCAGATTATCCATACTGAAAGTTCGATCTCCTACTTTCTTCTTTCTTAGATAATCAATTGTCTTGTATCTTGCAATCGCAAAAACCCAAGGTGCCGGATGACGATCCTCACGATAAGAATCCCTAGCCTTATGAAGTCCGATTAAAATTTCCTGAATCAAATCTTCTCGGTCTTCTTGATTGCTGATTCGTGGAATCAGGTACGATCTGAGAACTCCGGTTACGAGCTGGAGAAATTTTTCATAGGAACTTTGATCTCCTTCTCCGGCCTTGCGGATTAACATCGAACATTCTTCCCAGATTTCTTTTTTAGCTGACATGTAACTAACTGCTTGGAACCTTCGAAAAGATAAGAGCCCGGCCAAAATTTACAATGTTACTTTCTATGGATCGTAACATTTGAGATGAAAGTTACCGAGTGAACTCAAGTAACTTATGGGGAATACCTATTGGCATCCGCAAAACAAGGTATCAAGTTTAAAAAGTTGACGATTTCAGTTTCATCGTTTCGAGTCTTTTCTCAAATAAAAATTCGAATTTTGAGACAAGTGATAAGAAACGTTCCTTCGATTATGGACATATTCAAAAAAACGAAAACCGATTCCCTCCAAATTGAATTGAGAAGAAATTATTGTCCAACCATTCTCCAAAATTGGGAAATTTCCGCGTAGAGTACAAACGATGTCTCATCAAGAACAAACAACCGAATCTTTAATCCGAAAAATGGCCAAAGAGCCTCCGATTCGAAAAAATGGTTGGAATTGGTTCGTGATTTTAGGTGCGGTGATTCTCACATCGCTTTATCTTCTTCATTTACACCCGACTTCAAATCGTTTTATTCATCTACCTACTTTATTGCCGGATTTTCTTTGGATTTCTCTTATCGCTCTTTATTCGTTTTGGACCTTATCTCAATTGCGTTTTCCGGAAGAATCCTTTACTAAAACCGCACGTTTCCCACTACTTCTCGCATTTCTTTGGATCCTTTATTCGATATGCATGTTCGTCTGGGATTTGATTGGAGATAACGAAATCCATATTCATATTGGGAAATGTTGGATCATCCTTTCTCTTTCCAGCGCTCTTTTGGCGGGAAGCGGGGTTTTGATTCTGAAAAACGGAAAACCAGGAAATCCAG
Protein-coding regions in this window:
- the ggt gene encoding gamma-glutamyltransferase, which codes for MKQTTIRIILILLLFSCRETPLTIEGKKISTDLLVTPSHGKTHVDYFSESKNLMIATDSPEATQAGIEVGSLGGNVVDVAVATSFAISVTRPHSTGLGGGGFLVLYLKEFSEPIAFDFRERAPNAASRDMYKKKPKEDSLLGFRAVGVPGNVAGLVQVQKRYGKLSLKTVISPAIRLAEKGFPMYPDLQSAIQKSSKDMDQEMKGVFLPGGKVPELKSILVQKDLANSLKLISETGEKEFYHGKIADAITTAMKANGGLITSQDLNDFKVVEKKALKTTYHDYTIYTMPPPSSGIHLLTMLSMLEKEPLKETYEKDPALYYHFVTEVMRRGYADRAVFGGDSAFTKIPVNRLLSKKYAEEKISDFDPKIASSSSSFLKTLNFGVESPQTTHISVMDREGNSVSTTQSINFRFGASVMAPGTGIVLNDTMDDFSRVPGEPNVYGLIGAEANSILPKKTPLSSMSPTIVFKGKESFLTTGAPGGAYIVNAVLQSLVYNLDFNLTLYESVARGRIHHQLFPDAVFIEKSVNERNVFDGLSSKKHDIRIAPNFAKLFSVKRENGMLYGASDPRGEGATGGL
- the clpA gene encoding ATP-dependent Clp protease ATP-binding subunit ClpA, which translates into the protein MILTEEMERTLKKAWEEAKRRRNEFITIEHILFALTYDTVGKEVLEACGADLERLRKDLIGYLESELEILPESSGDPIYTIGVQHVLQLAEFHVQSTRNKKMDGGDVLAALFREDQSNAVYFLGLQDISRLDIVRYISHGIRKDSKNPNKEILGEENEKISDPLQAFCVDLTARAKEGKLDPMVGREEELDRTIHILCRRRKNNPIFVGEAGVGKTSIVEGLAQRVVDGKVPEPLRNLKVYSLDMGLLLAGTKFRGEFEERLKNVVTQITAQDDHVLFIDEIHTIIGAGAVSGGSLDASNLLKPALSSGELRCIGTTTYKEFKSIFEKDHALSRRFQKVEVGEPSVFETIEILKGLLEKYESFHKVKYSSSAVEQAAELSARYILDRKLPDKAIDLLDEAGARVRLREGGKKTVTVREIEDLVSKIAKVPSVTVKADDREKLKNLDEELKTKIYGQGSAIDQLVQSIRLSRSGLSEPGKPVGCFLFAGPTGVGKTELTRKLAEILGVELVRFDMSEYMEKHTVSRLIGSPPGYVGFEQGGQLTDAIYRNPHCVLLLDEIEKAHEDIYNILLQIMDHATLTDNNGRKSDFRQVILVMTTNTGARERSTNPVGFANDLLEDRSLKAIEKQFSPEFRNRLTAVIEFSSLNQENVTKVVAKQLALLQERLNSKQIELEFQDDVLVYIADKAYTPEFGARPVQRWIDTHISKRISEEVLFGALKSGGKVKLISGKEEIEMKFTSGKKS
- the clpS gene encoding ATP-dependent Clp protease adapter ClpS — encoded protein: MSDIFRFDTEEQTLTKEKVKLKRPSKYRVIILNDDFTPMEFVVWILQFVFHRSKAESQQIMLKAHITGKALCGVYSHDVARTKVIQVQQLAEQHGYPLHCTMEVEEGL
- a CDS encoding GNAT family N-acetyltransferase, yielding MISHSSSGIRVEFLDSISLISKQEWNCISDPKSPFLEYDFLKSLEVSCCIGPSTSWIQRYCVLWKEDRLSAAIPLFLKFDSYGEYIFDFQWAQFFLQAGLKYYPKGLVAIPFTPANGKRILYDTRLSLKEVCSYLIPKLLQFCEKEGLSGLHFLFLEKEESEILSEYGFATRLSHQYHWINGGYSNFDDYLQAMKSKKRMQIKREREIVRSYGFEIRVLEGNEISRSDMDTIWNFYSDTHSRKWGSAYLNRKFFDSSFESFLDRIVLVLAYREGNPIAGTFNLRKGDFLYGRYWGCTEYYPHLHFECCFYQLIEYAIQKNIKVFEAGAQGEHKFLRGFPAVPTYSSHRIFHAGARNAIERFLKEERLHMQEMIQETNEHSPLKEVQTNVYFQTETTSDLGSYEP
- a CDS encoding sigma-70 family RNA polymerase sigma factor, whose translation is MSAKKEIWEECSMLIRKAGEGDQSSYEKFLQLVTGVLRSYLIPRISNQEDREDLIQEILIGLHKARDSYREDRHPAPWVFAIARYKTIDYLRKKKVGDRTFSMDNLEIFASPEPIQEEPENAREILKKWLNVLDERQKQILTHLKLEGMSVREVSEQTGLSESNIKVITHRAIQKIRKHFSLDL
- a CDS encoding NrsF family protein, with amino-acid sequence MSHQEQTTESLIRKMAKEPPIRKNGWNWFVILGAVILTSLYLLHLHPTSNRFIHLPTLLPDFLWISLIALYSFWTLSQLRFPEESFTKTARFPLLLAFLWILYSICMFVWDLIGDNEIHIHIGKCWIILSLSSALLAGSGVLILKNGKPGNPVLAAAVLSVFNLAFANFYLKFICDNQSSFHILVSHVFISLLLFLFGFFVFKNILKW